Proteins co-encoded in one Centroberyx gerrardi isolate f3 chromosome 18, fCenGer3.hap1.cur.20231027, whole genome shotgun sequence genomic window:
- the lin28b gene encoding protein lin-28 homolog B: MRAKLVTDGIEDSSLCGVTLNHSNVLTVCPLVVGGPGKGGGEDPAKSTEQEDRTRPQVLSGSGFCKWFNVRMGFGFISMTSSEGSPVDPPLDVFVHQSKLVMEGFRSLKEGEQVEFTYKKSSKGLESLRVTGPGGGPCAGSERRPKGKVPLQKRKPKGDRCYNCGGLDHHAKECGLPPQPKKCHYCQSITHMVAQCPHKALAPATGSQDQHASTSASSPGTGPYLYPPEEEERSGSSPLDGSSSSPEEPHTHHGPRTQRWRKS, translated from the exons ATGCGAGCTAAATTGGTGACCGATGGGATCGAGGAT TCATCCCTATGCGGTGTAACTTTGAACCATTCAAATGTACTAACTGTGTGCCCCCTTGTTGTAGGAGGGCCGGGTAAAGGTGGCGGAGAAGACCCCGCCAAGTCCACCGAGCAAGAGGACCGGACTCGACCTCAGGTCCTGTCGGGCTCGGGCTTCTGCAAATGGTTCAATGTCCGGATGGGCTTTGGATTTATCTCAATGACCAGCAGCGAAGGGAGCCCCGTCGACCCCCCTCTGGATGTTTTCGTCCACCAA aGTAAATTGGTGATGGAGGGCTTCCGCAGCTTGAAGGAGGGCGAGCAGGTGGAGTTCACCTACAAGAAGTCCTCCAAGGGCCTGGAGTCCCTGCGGGTGACGGGGCCTGGCGGGGGACCCTGCGCAGGCAGCGAGAGGAGACCCAAAGGGAAGGTCCCGCTCCAGAAACGCAAACCAAAGGGAGACCG CTGTTATAACTGTGGAGGTCTGGATCACCATGCCAAGGAGTGTGGCCTGCCCCCTCAGCCAAAGAAATGCCACTACTGCCAGAGCATCACGCACATGGTGGCTCAGTGTCCCCACAAGGCGCTGGCGCCTGCCACAGGCTCTCAGGACCAACACGCCTCTACCTCGGCCTCCAGCCCGGGGACCGGGCCCTACCTCTACCccccggaggaggaggagcgctcCGGCTCGTCTCCCCTGGacggctcctcctcctccccggaGGAGCCCCACACGCATCACGGCCCCCGGACCCAGAGGTGGAGGAAATCCTGA